The following coding sequences lie in one Seriola aureovittata isolate HTS-2021-v1 ecotype China chromosome 5, ASM2101889v1, whole genome shotgun sequence genomic window:
- the susd1 gene encoding sushi domain-containing protein 1 isoform X1 produces MIVVFLLFVFAGVPTAGKTLDVCATCHTNARCDDKADGSGKVCNCKYGFVGNGRTYCQDKDECQIGASRICGQHTTCHNTYGSYFCKCLSGYSPSNNMDVFIPNDGTHCQDIDECGISGQCGEGGQCRNTEGSFECSCQLGYRVHNGTEPFHPDTDKASCKVVDCGQPASVEDTVLLSFTGTTYGNEATFVCDEGFIWVSGDNISVCGANGLWRGSTMVCEEVDCGSPPALPHSHMLWNKSSRIGTEVVYHCNSGYHNVGKGNVSICTSAGQWEEPPVLCQETLCGSPPVSESTEREWNGNTAPGGTVYYFCKKGFFSKGGHNVSVCNENGQWTSPALSCQEISCGDPPLLPHTGQVCSGSSTPGSTVTYYCKIGFYHSEGNNVSLCTADGLWTKPNISCKEVRCGAPPPIPHSVMLWDNISTVGSQVVYQCKSGYRSVGEGNVSVCSASGEWDEASLLCQEINCQEPVFKPHSKTLWDGTSHIGSVVYYQCDEGYHTRGLRNSSVCGENGQWEDIDLWCEEISCGPPLILPHTNLLWDHTSRPGSVVLYECVDGFYLESGNNMSVCSISGEWGKISVKCQAKCGTVPFLANSEVVWHKRSVVIHRCVEGYHSWRGSNVSVCGVSGVWQEATLRCIEIKPPINHLNILNEKCLHWKAEKYEEDPEDYKVTYVGSRDYQSSFHDKRKRLLSSKADQLELCLNLLPVTNYSISITAVSARFTATITTNTSLPVPPAPVVYYREFETPVPTLRLRRSANTLDPISLYQVFVLPIEEIMLFDCSSPGRPDPSRKSKSSSEYITAQIRLTQVGTEMNFTVGDGLYYGGFYNAPLENGRNYYIILRAVSHWKTALKSSCVLWAKIGGTSYVLKVSSLSAAASVGLVALAILVGYSCIWFFRRT; encoded by the exons ATGATCGTGGtgtttctgctctttgtctTTGCAG gTGTGCCAACAGCAGGCAAAACTCTGGATGTGTGTGCCACCTGCCACACTAACGCCAGATGTGACGACAAGGCAGACGGCTCAGGCAAAGTTTGTAACTGCAAGTACGGGTTTGTTGGAAATGGAAGAACATACTGTCAAG atAAAGATGAGTGTCAGATAGGAGCCAGTAGGATCTGTGGGCAGCACACCACATGCCACAACACATATGGCAGCTACTTCTGTAAGTGCCTGTCTGGCTACAGCCCTTCTAACAACATGGACGTCTTCATCCCAAATGATGGAACCCACTGCCAGG ACATTGACGAGTGTGGGATCTCAGGGCAGTGTGGAGAGGGAGGTCAGTGCAGGAACACAGAGGGCAGCTTTGAGTGCAGCTGTCAGCTGGGATACCGAGTCCACAATGGAACCGAGCCTTTTCATCCTGACACAGACAAAGCTTCCTGCAAAG TGGTTGACTGTGGCCAGCCTGCCTCAGTGGAGGACACGGTGCTGTTGTCCTTCACAGGAACCACATACGGCAACGAAGCCACATTTGTCTGTGATGAAGGCTTCATTTGGGTGAGTGGAGACAACATCTCTGTGTGTGGAGCTAATGGACTGTGGAGAGGATCAACAATGGTCTGTGAAG AGGTTGACTGTGGCTCGCCCCCTGCCCTCCCTCACTCACATATGCTGTGGAATAAGAGTTCAAGGATTGGCACTGAGGTGGTTTATCACTGTAACTCTGGCTATCATAATGTTGGAAAGGGAAATGTCTCCATTTGTACTTCTGCTGGACAGTGGGAAGAGCCGCCTGTGCTCTGCCAAG AGACTTTGTGTGGAAGTCCTCCTGTAAGTGAATCCACTGAGCGTGAGTGGAACGGTAACACGGCTCCTGGAGGCACCGTGTACTACTTCTGTAAAAAAGGCTTTTTTAGCAAAGGAGGACATAATGTATCAGTCTGTAATGAAAACGGTCAGTGGACATCCCCAGCTCTGTCATGTCAAG AGATATCATGTGGGGATCCTCCATTACTGCCACACACTGGGCAAGTGTGCAGTGGCAGCTCCACCCCTGGAAGCACAGTGACTTACTACTGTAAAATAGGATTTTATCACAGTGAAGGAAATAATGTGTCGTTGTGCACAGCTGATGGTCTCTGGACAAAGCCAAACATCTCATGCAAAG AGGTTCGATGTGGTGCGCCCCCACCCATCCCTCATTCAGTCATGCTGTGGGATAACATTTCCACTGTGGGCTCTCAAGTTGTTTACCAGTGTAAATCTGGATATCGCAGTGTTGGAGAGGGAAATGTATCAGTCTGTTCTGCCAGTGGAGAATGGGATGAggcctctctgctctgtcaag AAATCAACTGTCAGGAGCCTGTGTTTAAACCTCATTCTAAAACACTATGGGATGGCACATCGCACATTGGCAGCGTGGTGTATTACCAGTGTGATGAAGGATATCACACCAGGGGCCTGAGAAACTCGTCAGTATGTGGAGAGAATGGACAGTGGGAGGATATTGATCTATGGTGTGAAG aAATAAGCTGCGGTCCCCCACTAATCCTCCCCCATACTAACCTCCTGTGGGACCACACCAGCAGACCGGGCAGCGTGGTAttgtatgagtgtgtggatGGATTTTACCTGGAGAGTGgaaataatatgtcagtgtgttcAATATCAGGAGAGTGGGGAAAAATATCTGTAAAGTGCCAAG ctAAATGTGGCACGGTTCCCTTCCTTGCCAACTCAGAGGTGGTGTGGCATAAAAGAAGTGTAGTGATCCACCGCTGTGTGGAGGGGTATCACAGCTGGAGGGGCAgtaatgtctctgtgtgtggcgTCTCTGGGGTGTGGCAGGAAGCTACTCTGAGATGTATAG AAATAAAGCCACCTATCAATCACCTGAATATTCtcaatgaaaaatgtttgcatTGGAAAGCAGAGAAGTACGAGGAGGATCCAGAAGATTACAAG GTGACGTACGTAGGATCCAGAGACTACCAGAGCTCTTTTCATGATAAGAGGAAGCGGCTTCTGAGCTCCAAGGCCGACCAGCTGGAGCTCTGTCTCAACCTGCTTCCAGTCACAAACTACAGCATCTCCATCACTGCAGTATCTGCCAGATTCACAGCCACCATCACCACTAACACCAGTTTACCAG TACCTCCAGCACCAGTTGTTTACTACAGAGAATTTGAGACTCCAGTACCAACTTTGAGGCTACGCAGATCAGCCAACACACTGGACCCAATAAG cTTGTACCAAGTGTTTGTGCTTCCTATAGAGGAGATCATGCTGTTTGATTGTTCCAGTCCTGGACGCCCAGACCCCTCAAGAAAAAGCAAATCCTCATCAGAGTACATAACTGCTCAGATCCGCCTCACACAGGTCGGGACAGAGATGAACTTTACTGTTGGGGATGGACTCTACTATGGAGGCTTCTATAATGCACCACTGGAGAATGGCAGGAACTATTATATCATCTTACGAGCTGTCAGTCACTGGAAAACA GCTTTAAAAAGTTCCTGTGTCCTGTGGGCTAAAATAGGAG GTACATCCTATGTCCTGAAGGTTTCATCGCTGTCAGCTGCTGCGTCAGTAGGACTGGTGGCCTTGGCCATTTTGGTTGGATACAGTTGCATCTG GTTTTTCAGGAGGACATGA
- the susd1 gene encoding sushi, von Willebrand factor type A, EGF and pentraxin domain-containing protein 1 isoform X6 produces MIVVFLLFVFAGVPTAGKTLDVCATCHTNARCDDKADGSGKVCNCKYGFVGNGRTYCQDKDECQIGASRICGQHTTCHNTYGSYFCKCLSGYSPSNNMDVFIPNDGTHCQDIDECGISGQCGEGGQCRNTEGSFECSCQLGYRVHNGTEPFHPDTDKASCKVVDCGQPASVEDTVLLSFTGTTYGNEATFVCDEGFIWVSGDNISVCGANGLWRGSTMVCEEVDCGSPPALPHSHMLWNKSSRIGTEVVYHCNSGYHNVGKGNVSICTSAGQWEEPPVLCQETLCGSPPVSESTEREWNGNTAPGGTVYYFCKKGFFSKGGHNVSVCNENGQWTSPALSCQEISCGDPPLLPHTGQVCSGSSTPGSTVTYYCKIGFYHSEGNNVSLCTADGLWTKPNISCKEVRCGAPPPIPHSVMLWDNISTVGSQVVYQCKSGYRSVGEGNVSVCSASGEWDEASLLCQEINCQEPVFKPHSKTLWDGTSHIGSVVYYQCDEGYHTRGLRNSSVCGENGQWEDIDLWCEEISCGPPLILPHTNLLWDHTSRPGSVVLYECVDGFYLESGNNMSVCSISGEWGKISVKCQAKCGTVPFLANSEVVWHKRSVVIHRCVEGYHSWRGSNVSVCGVSGVWQEATLRCIEIKPPINHLNILNEKCLHWKAEKYEEDPEDYKVTYVGSRDYQSSFHDKRKRLLSSKADQLELCLNLLPVTNYSISITAVSARFTATITTNTSLPVPPAPVVYYREFETPVPTLRLRRSANTLDPIRGDHAV; encoded by the exons ATGATCGTGGtgtttctgctctttgtctTTGCAG gTGTGCCAACAGCAGGCAAAACTCTGGATGTGTGTGCCACCTGCCACACTAACGCCAGATGTGACGACAAGGCAGACGGCTCAGGCAAAGTTTGTAACTGCAAGTACGGGTTTGTTGGAAATGGAAGAACATACTGTCAAG atAAAGATGAGTGTCAGATAGGAGCCAGTAGGATCTGTGGGCAGCACACCACATGCCACAACACATATGGCAGCTACTTCTGTAAGTGCCTGTCTGGCTACAGCCCTTCTAACAACATGGACGTCTTCATCCCAAATGATGGAACCCACTGCCAGG ACATTGACGAGTGTGGGATCTCAGGGCAGTGTGGAGAGGGAGGTCAGTGCAGGAACACAGAGGGCAGCTTTGAGTGCAGCTGTCAGCTGGGATACCGAGTCCACAATGGAACCGAGCCTTTTCATCCTGACACAGACAAAGCTTCCTGCAAAG TGGTTGACTGTGGCCAGCCTGCCTCAGTGGAGGACACGGTGCTGTTGTCCTTCACAGGAACCACATACGGCAACGAAGCCACATTTGTCTGTGATGAAGGCTTCATTTGGGTGAGTGGAGACAACATCTCTGTGTGTGGAGCTAATGGACTGTGGAGAGGATCAACAATGGTCTGTGAAG AGGTTGACTGTGGCTCGCCCCCTGCCCTCCCTCACTCACATATGCTGTGGAATAAGAGTTCAAGGATTGGCACTGAGGTGGTTTATCACTGTAACTCTGGCTATCATAATGTTGGAAAGGGAAATGTCTCCATTTGTACTTCTGCTGGACAGTGGGAAGAGCCGCCTGTGCTCTGCCAAG AGACTTTGTGTGGAAGTCCTCCTGTAAGTGAATCCACTGAGCGTGAGTGGAACGGTAACACGGCTCCTGGAGGCACCGTGTACTACTTCTGTAAAAAAGGCTTTTTTAGCAAAGGAGGACATAATGTATCAGTCTGTAATGAAAACGGTCAGTGGACATCCCCAGCTCTGTCATGTCAAG AGATATCATGTGGGGATCCTCCATTACTGCCACACACTGGGCAAGTGTGCAGTGGCAGCTCCACCCCTGGAAGCACAGTGACTTACTACTGTAAAATAGGATTTTATCACAGTGAAGGAAATAATGTGTCGTTGTGCACAGCTGATGGTCTCTGGACAAAGCCAAACATCTCATGCAAAG AGGTTCGATGTGGTGCGCCCCCACCCATCCCTCATTCAGTCATGCTGTGGGATAACATTTCCACTGTGGGCTCTCAAGTTGTTTACCAGTGTAAATCTGGATATCGCAGTGTTGGAGAGGGAAATGTATCAGTCTGTTCTGCCAGTGGAGAATGGGATGAggcctctctgctctgtcaag AAATCAACTGTCAGGAGCCTGTGTTTAAACCTCATTCTAAAACACTATGGGATGGCACATCGCACATTGGCAGCGTGGTGTATTACCAGTGTGATGAAGGATATCACACCAGGGGCCTGAGAAACTCGTCAGTATGTGGAGAGAATGGACAGTGGGAGGATATTGATCTATGGTGTGAAG aAATAAGCTGCGGTCCCCCACTAATCCTCCCCCATACTAACCTCCTGTGGGACCACACCAGCAGACCGGGCAGCGTGGTAttgtatgagtgtgtggatGGATTTTACCTGGAGAGTGgaaataatatgtcagtgtgttcAATATCAGGAGAGTGGGGAAAAATATCTGTAAAGTGCCAAG ctAAATGTGGCACGGTTCCCTTCCTTGCCAACTCAGAGGTGGTGTGGCATAAAAGAAGTGTAGTGATCCACCGCTGTGTGGAGGGGTATCACAGCTGGAGGGGCAgtaatgtctctgtgtgtggcgTCTCTGGGGTGTGGCAGGAAGCTACTCTGAGATGTATAG AAATAAAGCCACCTATCAATCACCTGAATATTCtcaatgaaaaatgtttgcatTGGAAAGCAGAGAAGTACGAGGAGGATCCAGAAGATTACAAG GTGACGTACGTAGGATCCAGAGACTACCAGAGCTCTTTTCATGATAAGAGGAAGCGGCTTCTGAGCTCCAAGGCCGACCAGCTGGAGCTCTGTCTCAACCTGCTTCCAGTCACAAACTACAGCATCTCCATCACTGCAGTATCTGCCAGATTCACAGCCACCATCACCACTAACACCAGTTTACCAG TACCTCCAGCACCAGTTGTTTACTACAGAGAATTTGAGACTCCAGTACCAACTTTGAGGCTACGCAGATCAGCCAACACACTGGACCCAATAAG AGGAGATCATGCTGTTTGA